From a single Raphanus sativus cultivar WK10039 chromosome 3, ASM80110v3, whole genome shotgun sequence genomic region:
- the LOC130509590 gene encoding gibberellin 2-beta-dioxygenase 3-like: MVIMLQPEPVTLNNSQVYVNPKCKPSPVLIPVVNLTDQNAKTQIVKACEELGFFRVINHGVQPELLTQLEEEAVKFFALPQSHKDKAGPADPFGYGSKRIGPNDDVGWIEYILLNANSDTKTTAVFRQTTPTFRETVEVYMEEMKDMSSKVLEMVAEELKIEPKEKLSRLVRVKESDSCLRMNHYPEKEETPDKKEVGFGEHTDPQLVSVLRSNDTEGLQICLKDGTWVDVPPDHSSFFVFVGDTLQVMTNGRFKSVKHRVLTNTKRSRLSMIYFAGPPLTEKIAPLSCLVPKQEDWLYKEFTWSQYKSAAYKTKLGDYRLGPFEKQLPFSISSV; encoded by the exons ATGGTTATTATGTTACAGCCAGAGCCAGTCACTCTTAATAATAGCCAAGTCTATGTAAACCCAAAATGCAAACCGAGTCCGGTTCTAATCCCGGTTGTAAATCTAACCGACCAAAACGCCAAAACCCAAATCGTGAAAGCATGCGAGGAGTTAGGGTTCTTCAGAGTCATCAACCATGGGGTCCAACCCGAGCTATTGACCCAGTTGGAAGAAGAGGCCGTCAAGTTCTTTGCTTTGCCACAGTCTCATAAAGACAAGGCCGGTCCAGCCGACCCGTTTGGGTACGGTAGTAAACGGATCGGACCCAATGATGATGTAGGCTGGATTGAGTATATTCTCCTCAATGCTAATAGTGATACCAAAACCACAGCCGTTTTTCGGCAAACCACTCCAACTTTCAG AGAGACCGTGGAAGTGTACATGGAGGAGATGAAGGACATGTCGAGCAAAGTTCTTGAGATGGTAGCTGAAGAGCTAAAGATAGAGCCAAAAGAGAAGCTAAGCAGACTGGTGAGGGTGAAGGAGAGTGATTCTTGTCTGAGGATGAACCATTACCCGGAGAAGGAAGAGACTCCAGACAAGAAAGAGGTTGGGTTCGGTGAGCACACGGATCCACAGTTAGTGTCAGTTCTCAGGTCAAACGACACGGAGGGCTTGCAAATCTGTTTGAAAGATGGGACTTGGGTCGATGTTCCACCTGATCACTCCTCTTTCTTCGTTTTTGTCGGAGATACTCTTCAG GTGATGACTAATGGAAGATTCAAAAGTGTAAAACACAGAGTGCTGACAAATACAAAAAGATCAAGATTATCGATGATCTACTTCGCAGGTCCTCCGTTGACGGAGAAGATTGCACCGTTGTCATGCCTTGTCCCAAAGCAGGAGGACTGGCTCTATAAAGAATTTACTTGGTCTCAGTACAAGTCAGCTGCTTACAAGACTAAGCTTGGCGACTATAGGCTTGGTCCCTTTGAGAAACAACTTCCATTTTCTATATCTAGTGTTTGa